In Acanthopagrus latus isolate v.2019 chromosome 16, fAcaLat1.1, whole genome shotgun sequence, one DNA window encodes the following:
- the LOC119004774 gene encoding pentraxin-related protein PTX3-like, with amino-acid sequence MHVFGIWRVLCVLGLVGASLCGNEVEYEGNYADSYDNEISQDQQGGETPTTPCQTADFSRWDKLFIALENSHMRQNMLLDSVEQCCGGMSSLRTQVDRLAEGTCQQCLPSLESACRGQAEQVRVRLQQGFVELRQEEAARERSLNATLQQLLRSSHEGNSRLKRLEETSGPADGRFGHQPTQRPGALGGMKSLPSVLKEQEVASPMDMATMEMALVAIATELQKVHLQLSKVIEQAGTMRKDRGDT; translated from the exons ATGCACGTGTTCGGGATCTGGCGCGTGCTGTGTGTGCTTGGCTTGGTGGGTGCATCACTGTGTGGGAATGAGGTGGAGTATGAAGGGAACTACGCCGACAGCTATGACAACGAGATCTCTCAGGACCAGCAGGGgg GGGAAACTCCAACCACCCCATGCCAGACTGCAGATTTTTCCCGCTGGGACAAGCTGTTCATCGCTCTCGAGAACTCCCACATGAGGCAGAACATGCTGCTGGACTCTGTGGAGCAGTGCTGTGGAGGAATGTCCTCTCTCAGGACGCAGGTGGACAGGCTGGCTGAGGGAACATGCCAGCAGTGTCTGCCCAGCCTTGAGTCAGCGTGCAGAGGGCAAGCGGAGCAGGTGAGAGTCAGGCTGCAGCAAGGCTTCGTTGAGCTCAGACAGGAGGAAGCAGCGAGGGAGAGGAGCTTGAATGCTACCTTGCAGCAGCTCCTGCGCAGTAGCCATGAAGGTAACTCTCGGCTGAAGCGGCTGGAGGAAACATCAGGACCAGCAGACGGCAGGTTCGGACACCAACCAACGCAGAGACCGGGAGCTTTAGGTGGGATGAAGTCACTCCCTTCTGTCCTGAAGGAACAGGAGGTAGCTTCACCGATGGACATGGCCACAATGGAAATGGCCCtggttgccatagcaacagagctgcagaaggTTCACCTGCAGCTGAGCAAAGTGATCGAGCAGGCAGGGACAAtgaggaaggacagaggagacacaTGA
- the slc35g2a gene encoding solute carrier family 35 member G2a, with the protein MESTHLLGSSKKRVKIHPHTVTAKYATHTPYSPQPGVHTHFPQPGDEGYDDAPSFEDFGSFLEETSDKKQLTESKKWPLTLFGSKDKDTSSKPQTAAAGGGDGGEGGARGAKGSGKGVGEQLASFGEASVSASRLTWVGLVGAALAHGCLIVLTRVASESFSLGPLFLLLVRSIVQLLSVAVPLHKGENPFGPEGYRLRLLCYGIAYSLSLCCAYSSLTFVSPGNGTTMWRLATTALSATLAFLLLEERLGLADGITIAAGLCGLGLVVLPTEDESNSNAPTDPVAFWRGAFGWSLAALAGLWMALALVGYRSLKERVGVGTALFTVSWTGCLLAPASLVLLQEGWSWPMSAQAWGLVLGLAACSVAAFLGMTHALTRLHPALVSASQSLEIPVAMLLHLAVLPLAPTAPEVVGNVMVILSVGWLVAMKLLPSRGAGRRQREEYEEILDSPIK; encoded by the coding sequence ATGGAGTCCACTCACCTCCTGGGCAGCTCTAAGAAGAGAGTAAAGATCcaccctcacactgtcaccGCCAAATACGCCACGCACACCCCCTACTCCCCTCAACCTggggtgcacacacacttcccccaGCCTGGGGACGAAGGCTACGACGATGCTCCGTCTTTTGAGGACTTTGGCTCCTTCCTGGAGGAGACGTCAGACAAGAAACAGCTGACCGAGTCCAAGAAGTGGCCTTTGACTCTGTTTGGTTCCAAAGACAAGGACACGAGCAGCAAACCTCAAACCGCTGCTGCTgggggaggagatggaggcgAGGGGGGAGCCAGAGGAGCAAAGGGGTCGGGGAAAGGGGTAGGGGAACAGCTGGCCAGTTTTGGGGAGGCATCTGTGTCTGCGTCCCGGCTCACCTGGGTGGGGCTGGTTGGTGCTGCGCTGGCTCACGGCTGTTTGATCGTCCTGACCCGCGTTGCCTCTGAGAGCTTCAGCCTGGGTCCCCTGTTTCTGCTCTTGGTTCGATCCATtgtccagctgctgtctgtggctGTTCCACTGCACAAGGGTGAGAACCCTTTTGGACCAGAGGGCTACCGCCTACGTCTCCTCTGCTACGGCATCGCctattctctctccctctgctgcgcCTACTCCTCATTAACCTTCGTCTCTCCTGGAAATGGCACAACAATGTGGCGCCTAGCAACCACGGCACTGTCGGCGACCCTGGCCTTCCTGCTCCTGGAGGAGAGGCTGGGATTGGCCGATGGGATCACCATAGCTGCAGGACTGTGCGGTTTGGGGCTTGTGGTGCTTCCCACAGAAGACGAGAGTAATTCAAATGCACCAACCGACCCAGTTGCGTTCTGGAGGGGTGCGTTCGGCTGGTCTCTCGCGGCTCTCGCAGGACTGTGGATGGCTCTGGCGCTGGTTGGGTATCGTTCCCTGAAGGAGAGGGTGGGAGTGGGCACGGCTTTGTTCACAGTCAGCTGGACGGGCTGCCTGCTCGCCCCGGCCTCCTTGGTTCTACTCCAGGAGGGCTGGTCCTGGCCTATGAGTGCCCAAGCCTGGGGTCTCGTCCTTGGCCTGGCTGCCTGCTCGGTTGCCGCCTTCCTTGGTATGACGCATGCCCTCACACGACTCCACCCGGCTTTGGTCTCCGCCTCTCAGAGCCTGGAGATACCTGTCGCCATGCTGCTGCATCTCGCCGTGCTGCCGTTGGCTCCCACTGCGCCGGAGGTCGTCGGGAACGTGATGGTCATACTGAGCGTCGGTTGGCTGGTGGCAATGAAGCTGCTACCCTCCCGCGGGGCAGGGCGCCGCCAGAGGGAGGAGTATGAGGAGATTCTGGACTCACCCATTAAATAG